Proteins found in one Mustela lutreola isolate mMusLut2 chromosome 12, mMusLut2.pri, whole genome shotgun sequence genomic segment:
- the ZFAND5 gene encoding AN1-type zinc finger protein 5, giving the protein MAQETNQTPGPMLCSTGCGFYGNPRTNGMCSVCYKEHLQRQQNSGRMSPMGTASGSNSPTSDSASVQRADTSLNNCEGAAGSTSEKSRNVPVAALPVTQQMTEMSISREDKITTPKTEVSEPVVTQPSPSVSQPSTSQGEEKAPELPKPKKNRCFMCRKKVGLTGFDCRCGNLFCGLHRYSDKHNCPYDYKAEAAAKIRKENPVVVAEKIQRI; this is encoded by the exons ATGGCTCAGGAGACTAACCAGACTCCAGGGCCCATGCTGTGTAGTACAGGATGTGGCTTTTATGGGAATCCTAGGACAAATGGAATGTGTTCCGTTTGCTACAAAGAACATCTTCAGAGGCAGCAGAATAGTGGCAGAATGAGCCCAATGG gaacagCTAGTGGTTCCAACAGTCCTACCTCAGATTCTGCATCTGTACAGAGAGCAGACACTAGTTTAAACAACTGTGAAGGTGCTGCTGGCAGCACATCTGAAAAATCAAG AAATGTGCCTGTGGCTGCCTTGCCTGTAACTCAGCAAATGACAGAAATGAGCATTTCGAGAGAGGACAAAATAACTACCCCGAAAACAGAGGTGTCAGAGCCAG TTGTCACTCAGCCCAGTCCATCAGTTTCTCAGCCCAGTACTTCTCAAGGTGAAGAAAAAGCTCCTGAGTTGCCCAAACCAAAGAAGAACAGATGTTTTATGTGCAGAAAGAAAGTTGGCCTTACAG GGTTTGACTGCCGATGTGGAAATTTGTTTTGTGGACTTCACCGTTATTCTGACAAGCACAACTGTCCTTATGATTACAAAGCAGAAGCTGCagcaaaaatcagaaaagagaatCCAGTTGTTGTGGCTGAAAAAATCCAGAGAATATAA